The Streptomyces camelliae genome window below encodes:
- a CDS encoding SUKH-4 family immunity protein produces MVTYAQAQERAEEWINGDVPAYQHREVRVREFELGFVVWGEDRAEGPRSDAGAQRLVIARDSGEATLWPALPVGEVIRRFEEEYGGPDGPQDASPAPAPARVDLNQTSFLLTPPEWLQEAADKLGIGERRPQGLQGSAGSEGESGAGAGASAGVGAGGVNSGAGAGVGAGGVSSGAGAGAGAVASSGAGAVGSGAGGGGLAETQAGVPAGGPGVPGVPGAPASGDARPVGVPAADVPVGATPWAGTDTNADSGDDDRSVPLPATVFAPPLSDPDEAPRPPVSTPEAKTALMSGGSQLPPTAVAPALDASQLPGVQGGQSAPGGAPGAPGVAYAPGAPGALGAPAAPAAPGMPGVPPGSTPPPAPAGVPPYGYPQAPGAPGTPPAGVPGYPSASGAPLPPPATPGAPGVQGVPPGSAPPPSSPGVPPYGYPQAPGAPGTPPAGVPGYPSASGAPLPPPATPGAPGVPPGSAPPPAPPGAPSYGYPQGAPGYGYPQAPGGAPNAPQAPADPGTSGRPLASNAGDIADAATSKAAPPPKRARGGAGAPPPPPGAPGTPGARPGGATPPPAPGASAGAYVPTQLASALGPEGLAGPGVPGAPGAPAGPGSAGGAQAPGAPGAPNPPAAPPGNVHQAATMLADPSQLGGGAPQPPGAPGFPGTPGAQSGPGAPGMPPVPGAPAVPGAPGMPPAPGAPQPPGAPGAPGAPGGGRGAVHHAETMLAAPPVAGPGAPPPPPAPGALGAPGAPGMPPGAPQPMPPGAPAPGQPAYGYPQQGQPTVGPGYQAVLRYRAQDGSEQQLIRRSAPGTPHPEWQIFHELRAMNVPPDQVLELHTELESCELPGAYCARMIREQWPQARIASIAPYGTDHASRQQGMQQLLAHQGELHQVADGPARPAPVRAPLPPVQAAPPVPPEGIAQELAAAFGPGVFRFEQQAVSRQGVPPVVAHTLVVAGLPVDMGPFFWAQAQPGRPVPTLAELAAERGVQPAADAGSYLVMGTDFGKAICVQYGTANIVAVPVEAGPGGAPVPPQFVNTGLPEFARCLALLGRMWRLRFGLNQEQAGRWTVDFQAQLAALDPAALGSPESWWSVLLEQMWDGLL; encoded by the coding sequence ATGGTGACTTACGCGCAGGCGCAGGAGCGCGCCGAGGAGTGGATCAACGGCGATGTGCCGGCGTACCAGCATCGTGAGGTGCGGGTGCGGGAGTTCGAGCTGGGTTTCGTGGTGTGGGGCGAGGACCGGGCGGAGGGTCCGCGTTCGGACGCGGGTGCGCAGCGGCTCGTCATCGCGCGGGACAGCGGGGAGGCGACGCTGTGGCCGGCGTTGCCGGTGGGTGAGGTGATCCGCCGGTTCGAGGAGGAGTACGGCGGTCCTGACGGCCCGCAGGACGCGTCTCCGGCACCGGCGCCCGCCCGGGTCGACCTGAACCAGACGTCCTTCCTGCTGACTCCTCCGGAGTGGCTGCAGGAGGCGGCGGACAAGCTGGGCATCGGGGAGCGGCGGCCGCAGGGGCTGCAGGGGTCGGCGGGGTCGGAGGGTGAGTCCGGTGCGGGCGCGGGCGCGAGTGCGGGTGTTGGCGCCGGGGGTGTGAACTCCGGTGCGGGCGCTGGTGTCGGTGCGGGAGGCGTGAGTTCTGGTGCGGGCGCCGGTGCCGGCGCGGTGGCTTCGTCCGGCGCGGGTGCGGTGGGTTCGGGTGCCGGTGGCGGTGGGCTTGCGGAGACGCAGGCCGGGGTGCCGGCGGGGGGGCCAGGTGTGCCCGGCGTGCCCGGGGCGCCCGCTTCCGGGGACGCGCGTCCGGTGGGTGTTCCGGCGGCGGATGTGCCGGTGGGCGCCACGCCGTGGGCTGGTACGGACACGAACGCGGACTCCGGCGACGACGACCGTTCCGTGCCGTTGCCCGCGACGGTGTTCGCGCCCCCGCTGAGCGATCCCGACGAGGCTCCCCGGCCGCCGGTGTCCACGCCGGAGGCGAAGACGGCGCTGATGTCGGGAGGCAGCCAGCTGCCGCCGACGGCGGTCGCACCGGCGCTGGACGCGTCCCAGCTGCCGGGTGTGCAGGGCGGTCAGTCCGCCCCGGGTGGCGCGCCGGGGGCACCCGGTGTCGCGTACGCGCCGGGCGCGCCTGGGGCACTCGGGGCGCCTGCGGCTCCTGCCGCGCCGGGCATGCCGGGTGTGCCGCCGGGCAGCACGCCTCCGCCTGCGCCGGCGGGTGTACCCCCGTACGGCTATCCGCAGGCGCCGGGCGCTCCTGGCACGCCTCCGGCGGGCGTACCCGGCTACCCGTCGGCGTCCGGCGCTCCGCTCCCGCCGCCCGCCACGCCGGGCGCGCCGGGCGTGCAGGGTGTGCCGCCGGGCAGCGCGCCTCCGCCTTCGTCGCCGGGTGTACCCCCGTACGGCTATCCGCAGGCGCCGGGCGCTCCTGGCACGCCTCCGGCGGGCGTACCCGGCTACCCGTCGGCGTCCGGCGCCCCTCTCCCGCCCCCCGCCACGCCGGGCGCGCCGGGCGTGCCGCCGGGCAGCGCGCCTCCGCCCGCGCCTCCGGGCGCCCCTTCGTACGGCTATCCGCAGGGGGCTCCGGGGTACGGCTACCCGCAGGCGCCGGGCGGTGCGCCGAACGCGCCGCAGGCTCCGGCGGACCCGGGTACGTCCGGGCGGCCGCTCGCGTCGAACGCCGGGGACATCGCGGACGCCGCGACGAGCAAGGCGGCACCGCCACCGAAGAGGGCGCGCGGTGGGGCGGGTGCGCCGCCTCCGCCGCCGGGTGCCCCTGGTACGCCGGGCGCGCGGCCGGGTGGTGCGACGCCGCCGCCCGCGCCGGGTGCGTCGGCGGGCGCGTACGTGCCGACGCAGCTCGCGTCGGCGCTCGGGCCGGAGGGGCTTGCGGGGCCGGGCGTTCCGGGTGCACCTGGTGCGCCGGCCGGCCCGGGGAGTGCGGGCGGGGCGCAGGCGCCGGGTGCTCCGGGCGCCCCCAATCCGCCTGCCGCGCCTCCGGGGAACGTGCACCAGGCGGCCACGATGCTTGCCGATCCCAGTCAGTTGGGCGGGGGCGCCCCCCAGCCGCCGGGCGCCCCGGGCTTTCCGGGTACGCCGGGCGCGCAGTCCGGTCCGGGCGCCCCGGGCATGCCTCCCGTACCCGGGGCCCCCGCGGTTCCGGGCGCTCCGGGCATGCCTCCCGCGCCTGGCGCGCCGCAGCCTCCGGGTGCCCCTGGGGCTCCCGGGGCGCCGGGTGGTGGCCGGGGTGCCGTGCACCATGCGGAGACCATGCTGGCCGCGCCGCCGGTGGCGGGCCCGGGCGCGCCTCCTCCGCCGCCCGCCCCGGGCGCACTCGGTGCTCCGGGCGCTCCCGGTATGCCTCCGGGTGCTCCGCAGCCGATGCCGCCGGGCGCGCCTGCGCCGGGGCAGCCGGCGTACGGGTATCCGCAGCAGGGGCAGCCGACGGTGGGCCCTGGCTATCAGGCGGTGCTGCGCTATCGCGCGCAGGACGGCTCGGAGCAGCAGCTGATCCGGCGTTCGGCGCCGGGTACGCCGCACCCGGAGTGGCAGATCTTCCATGAGCTGCGGGCGATGAACGTGCCGCCGGACCAGGTGCTGGAGCTGCACACGGAGCTGGAGTCGTGCGAGCTGCCGGGTGCCTACTGCGCGCGGATGATCCGGGAGCAGTGGCCGCAGGCGCGGATCGCGAGTATCGCGCCGTACGGCACGGACCATGCGAGCCGGCAGCAGGGGATGCAGCAGTTGCTGGCGCACCAGGGCGAGTTGCACCAGGTGGCGGACGGGCCAGCGCGGCCCGCGCCGGTGCGTGCGCCGTTGCCGCCGGTGCAGGCCGCGCCGCCCGTGCCGCCGGAGGGCATCGCGCAGGAGCTGGCGGCGGCGTTCGGGCCGGGGGTCTTCCGGTTCGAGCAGCAGGCGGTGTCGCGGCAGGGAGTGCCGCCGGTCGTGGCGCACACGCTGGTCGTGGCCGGCCTGCCGGTGGACATGGGCCCGTTCTTCTGGGCGCAGGCCCAGCCGGGCCGTCCGGTGCCGACGCTGGCGGAGCTGGCGGCCGAGCGCGGGGTGCAGCCGGCGGCGGACGCGGGCTCGTACCTGGTGATGGGCACCGACTTCGGCAAGGCGATCTGTGTGCAGTACGGCACGGCGAACATCGTGGCCGTCCCCGTGGAGGCGGGGCCGGGCGGTGCTCCGGTGCCGCCGCAGTTCGTGAACACCGGGCTGCCGGAGTTCGCGCGCTGCCTGGCGCTGCTCGGCCGGATGTGGCGGCTGAGGTTCGGGCTGAACCAGGAGCAGGCGGGCCGTTGGACCGTCGACTTCCAGGCGCAGCTGGCCGCGCTGGACCCGGCGGCGCTCGGTTCGCCCGAGAGCTGGTGGTCGGTGCTGCTGGAGCAGATGTGGGACGGGCTGCTGTAG